A single Pagrus major chromosome 19, Pma_NU_1.0 DNA region contains:
- the zdhhc20b gene encoding palmitoyltransferase ZDHHC20-B codes for MAPTHVLRCCQRGLAWIPVIFIALVVCWSYYAYVVELCIFTIPSIGEKIVYLIFFHLSFIMFVWSYWKTIFTKPANPSKEFCLPKAEKERYEKEERPESQQEILWRAATSLPLYTRTGAGAIRYCDRCQVIKPDRCHHCSACDMCVLKMDHHCPWVNNCVGFSNYKFFILFLAYSLVYCLFIAATVLQYFIKFWTNELPDTHAKFHVLFLFFVAAMFCISILSLFSYHLWLVGKNRSTIEAFRAPVFRTGSDKNGFSLGFRKNIAQVFGDQKKYWLLPVFTSQGDGLTFPTRLVNADVEQATVTLQPEPNKSAADVPVSPLSESQNRLLSNDQHANNTGDHLANNALKSAESDTITISVESES; via the exons ATGGCGCCTACACACGTACTGAGATGCTGTCAACGGGGTCTAGCATGGATACCTGTGATTTTTATCGCCCTGGTCGTCTGCTGGTCGTATTACGCTTATGTGGTGGAGCTTTGTATAT tCACCATCCCAAGTATAGGAGAGAAGA TCGTCTACCTGATCTTCTTCCACCTCTCTTTCATCATGTTTGTATGGTCTTACTGGAAGACCATCTTCACCAAGCCTGCCAACCCCTCCAAAGAG TTTTGCCTGCCCAAGGCTGAGAAGGAGCGTTATGAGAAGGAAGAGAGGCCAGAATCCCAGCAAGAGATCCTATGGCGGGCTGCCACCAGTCTGCCTCTATACACCCGCACAGGAGCTGGAG CAATTCGTTACTGTGACCGCTGTCAAGTTATCAAGCCAGACCGGTGTCACCACTGCTCCGCGTGCGACAT GTGTGTGCTGAAGATGGACCACCATTGTCCCTG GGTGAACAACTGTGTGGGATTCTCCAACTACAAGTTTTTCATCCTTTTCCTGGCCTACTCGCTGGTGTACTGTTTGTTCATTGCAGCCACCGTACTGCAGTATTTCATAAAGTTCTGGACA AACGAGCTGCCGGACACTCACGCCAAATTCCACGTCttgttccttttctttgtgGCGGCCATGTTCTGCATCAGCATCCTGTCCCTCTTCAGCTACCACCTGTGGCTTGTAGGGAAGAACAGGTCCACTATAG aGGCGTTTAGAGCACCAGTCTTTAGGACGGGCTCTGATAAGAACGGCTTCTCTCTGGGTTTCCGGAAGAACATTGCTCAGGTCTTTGGAGACCAGAAGAAGTACTGGCTGCTGCCCGTATTCACCAG TCAAGGAGACGGTCTGACGTTCCCAACACGGCTGGTCAACGCTGATGTAGAGCAGGCCACAGTGACCCTGCAACCAGAGCCCAATAAAAG TGCTGCTGATGTCCCTGTGAGTCCCCTCAGCGAGTCCCAGAACCGCCTCCTGAGCAACGACCAGCACGCCAACAACACCGGAGACCATCTGGCTAACAACGCCCTCAAGTCAG CTGAAAGTGACACCATCACAATTTCCGTGGAGAGCGAGTCCTAA
- the LOC141014425 gene encoding E3 ubiquitin-protein ligase MARCHF6-like, translating to MDTAEEADICRVCRSEGTPDKPLYHPCVCTGSIKFIHQECLVQWLKHSRKEYCELCKHRFAFTPIYSPDMPSRLPIQDICAGLLTSVGTAIRYWFHYTLVAFAWLGVVPLTACRIYKCLFTGSVSSLLTLPLDMLSTENLLADCLQGCFVVTCTLCAFISLVWLREQIVHGGAPQWLEQHQPPPPNAAGQANEAQAAGQGAADEPPAAQPAPADPPAQNEAEPEPPDVPPDQGDDPELEEEEGAAAEDADPNNGAQDDMNWNALEWDRAAEELTWERMLGLDGSLVFLEHVFWVVSLNTLFILVFAFCPYHIGHFSVVGLGFEEYVQASHFEGLITTIVGYILLAMTLILCHGLAALVRFQRSRRLLGVCYIVVKVSLLVVVEIGVFPLICGWWLDICSLEMFDASLKDRELSFKSAPGTTMFLHWLVGMVYVFYFASFILLLREVLRPGVLWFLRNLNDPDFNPVQEMIHLPIYRHLRRFILSVVVFGSIVLLMLWLPIRLIKLLLPTFLPYNVMLYSDAPVSELSLELLLLQVVLPALLEQGHTRQWLKGLVRAWTVSAGYLLDLHSYLLGEQEDNDANQPVNNNNNNNPPPGHHNNNNNPAPAVGEGLHAAHQAILQQGGPVGFQPYHRPLRFPFRIVLLIAFMCITLLVASLVCLTLPVFTGRWLMSFWTGSSKIHELYTAACGLYVCWLSIRGVTVLLAWMPQGRTVIMHKVQEWTLMILKTLVVALLVAGVIPLLLGLLFELVIVAPLRVPLDQTPLFYPWQDWALGVLHAKIIAAITLMGPQWWLKTVIEQVYANGIRNIDLQFIIRKLAAPVISVLLLSLCVPYVIAAGVVPAVGVTPEMEILMQRRIYPFLLMVVSLIGILSFQIRQFKRLYEHIKNDKYLVGQRLVNYERKAGRASSVPPSNPIAE from the exons ATGGACACTGCCGAAGAAG cGGATATTTGTCGTGTGTGCCGCTCTGAGGGGACCCCAGACAAACCCCTGTACCACCCTTGTGTCTGCACTGGCAGTATCAAATTTATCCACCAGGAATG TTTGGTCCAGTGGCTGAAGCACAGCAGGAAGGAGTACTGTGAATTATGCAAGCACAGATTTGCTTTCACACCAA TCTACTCCCCAGACATGCCCTCACGTCTGCCCATCCAGGATATATGTGCAGGCCTGCTGACCAGTGTGGGTACAGCCATCCGCTATTGGTTCCATTACACACTGGTGGCCTTCGCATGGCTCGGGGTGGTTCCTCTAACTGCAT GTCGCATCTACAAGTGTCTGTTTACCGGCTCTGTGAGCTCACTTTTGACACTGCCACTGGACATGCTCTCTAC AGAGAACCTGCTTGCAGATTGTCTACAGGGCTGCTTCGTGGTCACCTGCACGCTGTGTGCATTTATCAGCCTGGTGTGGCTCAGAGAACAGATAGTCCATGGTGGTGCTCCCCAGTGGTTAGAGCAGCACCAGCCGCCACCGCCAAATGCAGCCGGACAAGCTAATGAG GCACAAGCTGCAGGCCAGGGTGCAGCTGATGAGCCCCCTGCAGCCCAGCCAGCCCCTGCTGATCCCCCAGCCCAGAACGAAGCAGAGCCTGAGCCCCCTGATGTCCCCCCAGACCAGGGTGATGACCCAGAGcttgaagaagaggagggagcagcagctgaagatGCCGACCCCAACAACGGAGCACAAG ATGACATGAATTGGAACGCTTTGGAGTGGGACAGAGCAGCGGAGGAGCTCACCTGGGAAAGG atgCTTGGCCTCGATGGATCACTTGTATTTTTG GAGCATGTTTTTTGGGTAGTGTCTCTCAACACGCTCTTCATCCTGGTCTTCG CATTTTGTCCCTACCACATCGGGCACTTCTCTGTCGTGGGTCTTGGCTTTGAAGAATAT GTCCAAGCCTCCCACTTTGAGGGCTTAATCACAACCATAGTGGGCTACATACTGCTGGCCATGACGCTCATCCTCTGTCAC GGACTGGCTGCTCTAGTCAGGTTTCAGCGCTCTAGACGTCTCCTGGGAGTCTGCTACATTGTTGTCAAG GTCTCTCTGCTGGTTGTTGTGGAGATCGGTGTTTTCCCACTCATCTGTGGCTGGTGGCTCGACATCTGCTCTTTA GAGATGTTTGATGCCTCCCTGAAAGACAGAGAGTTGAGTTTTAAATCAGCCCCTGGGACCACCATGTTCCTGCACTGGCTTGTGGGAATGGTCTACGTCTTCTACTTTGCTTCTTTCATCCTCCTACTGAGAGAG GTGCTGAGGCCGGGAGTGCTGTGGTTTCTGAGAAACCTCAATGACCCAGATTTTAACCCGGTGCAGGAGATGATTCACCTGCCCATCTACAGACACCTGCGGCGGTTCATCCTGTCCGTGGTGGTGTTCGGCTCGATCGTGTTGCTCATGCTGTGGCTGCCCATCAGGCTGATCAAACTACTGCTGCCCACCTTCCTCCCGTACAACGTCATGCTCTACAG TGATGCTCCGGTCAGCGAGCTGTCTCTGGAGCTATTATTACTTCAGGTTGTGCTGCCGGCTCTTTTGGAGCAGGGACACACTCGCCAGTGGCTCAAAGGCCTGGTCAGGGCCTGGACAGTCAGTGCTGGATATTTATT GGACCTCCACTCCTACCTCCTCGGGGAGCAGGAGGACAATGACGCCAACCAGCctgtgaacaacaacaacaataacaacccTCCTCCTGGTCAccataacaacaataacaacccTGCACCAGCTGTTGGCGAGGGGCTGCATGCAGCCCATCAGGCCATCCTGCAGCAAGGGGGACCAGTGGGGTTCCAGCCTTATCACAGACCCCTTCGCTTCCCGTTCAGG ATCGTGTTGCTTATAGCTTTCATGTGCATCACTCTGCTGGTGGCCAGTCTGGTGTGCCTAACGCTACCAG tgttcacTGGGCGCTGGCTGATGTCCTTCTGGACAGGAAGCTCCAAAATCCACGAACTGTACACAGCGGCCTGCGGCCTGTATGTCTGCTGGCTGTCCATCCGAGGAGTCACTGTGCTGCTGGCCTGGATGCCCCAGGGACGCACCGTCATCATGCACAAAGTCCAGGAGTGGACGCTCATG ATACTGAAGACCCTGGTTGTAGCTCTGCTGGTCGCTGGAGTCATCCCACTGCTACTGGGCCTGCTGTTTGAATTGGTCATTGTGGCCCCACTCAGGGTACCCCTGGACCAAACACCCCTCTTCTATCCTTGGCAG GACTGGGCTCTTGGAGTGCTCCATGCCAAAATAATTGCCGCCATCACACTCATGGGCCCTCAGTGGTGGCTGAAGACTGTTATTGAGCAG GTTTACGCAAACGGAATTCGCAACATTGATCTCCAGTTCATCATTCGTAAACTGGCAGCTCCAGTCATCTCAGTGCTTTTGCTGTCCTTGTGTGTGCCGTATGTGATCGCTGCTGGGGTGGTGCCTGCTGTAG GAGTCACCCCTGAGATGGAGATTCTAATGCAGAGGAGGATCTACCCCTTCCTCCTGATGGTGGTCTCGCTCATCGGCATCCTGTCCTTCCAGATCCGACAGTTCAAACGCCTTTATGAACACATCAAGAACGACAA GTACCTGGTTGGACAGAGGCTGGTCAACTACGAACGGAAAGCTGGAAGAGCAAGCTCAGTCCCGCCCTCCAACCCCATCGCAGAGTAG
- the cmbl gene encoding carboxymethylenebutenolidase homolog gives MANEAKPCPCDIGDRMDYGGLGQEVQIEHIKAYVVKPSSASDKAIIVIQDIYGWQLPNTRYMADMLAANGYIAVCPDFYTGKEPWGPSHDWSKFQEWLEDKKPTNINKEVDAVLRFLKEQCGAKHIGAVGFCWGGVATHYLTLQYPDVKAGVSVYGIIREREDRYELKSPTLFIFGEKDEVIPLDQVSALEAKLKEKCTVDYQVKIFPGQTHGFVHRKREDINPTDKPSIQEARTDMLNWLNKYM, from the exons atGGCAAATGAAGCTAAGCCATGCCCCTGTGATATTGGTGATCGGATGGACTACGGGGGTCTCGGTCAGGAGGTCCAGATCGAGCACATCAAAGCTTATGTAGTGAAACCATCCTCTGCATCTGACAAGGCCATCATAGTCATACAAGACATCTATGGGTGGCAGCTTCCCAACACCAGATACATGGCTGATATGTTGGCTGCCAATGGATACAT TGCTGTTTGTCCAGACTTCTATACTGGAAAGGAGCCGTGGGGTCCATCACACGACTGGTCCAAATTTCAGGAGTGGCTTGAAGACAAAAAGCCAACCAACATTAACAA AGAGGTGGATGCAGTGCTGAGGTTCCTGAAGGAGCAGTGTGGTGCCAAACACATTGGAGCAGTGGGCTTCTGCTGGGGAGGGGTGGCAACACATTACCTTACCCTGCAGTATCCAGATGTTAAAGCTGGAGTGTCAGTCTATG GGATCATCCGTGAAAGAGAGGACAGGTACGAACTGAAGAGTCCAACGCTGTTCATCTTTGGGGAAAAAGATGAGGTTATCCCTCTGGACCAG GTGAGTGCCCTTGAAGCAAAGCTTAAGGAGAAATGCACAGTGGATTACCAGGTGAAGATCTTTCCTGGTCAGACTCACGGGTTTGTCCACCGCAAAAGAGAGGACATCAACCCCACAGACAAACCAAGCATCCAGGAGGCCAGGACAGACATGCTCAACTGGCTCAACAAGTACATGTAA
- the cct5 gene encoding T-complex protein 1 subunit epsilon yields MSSLGTLAFDEYGRPFIIIKDQDKKTRLSGIDALKSHIMAAKAVASTLKTSLGPNGLDKMMVDRDGEVTVTNDGATILGMMDVDHQIAKLMVELSKSQDDEIGDGTTGVVVLAGALLEQAEQLLDRGIHPIRISDGYDQAARFAIEQLDKIAETMPCDPNNIEPLIETAMTTLGSKIINRCHRQMAEIAVNAILTVADMERKDVDFELIKMEGKVGGKLEDTQLIKGVIVDKEFSHPQMPKVLKDVKIAILTCPFEPPKPKTKHKLDVTSVEDYKALQKYEKEKFEEMIQQVKSNGANLAICQWGFDDEANHLLLQNELPAVRWVGGPEIELIAIATGGRIVPRFSELTPEKLGSAGVVKEISFGTTKDHMLVIQECKNTRAVTIFIRGGNKMIIEEAKRALHDALCVIRNLVKDNRVVYGGGASEIACALAVNLAADKCPSLEQYAMRSFADALEVIPMALAENSGLNPIHTMTEVRARQVKENNPFLGIDCLHKNTNDMKQQHVVETLIGKKQQILLATQVVKMILKIDDIRSPGEVED; encoded by the exons ATGTCCTCTTTGGGGACACTTGCGTTCGATGAGTATGGGAGGCCTTTCATCATCATTAAAGACCAGGACAAGAAGACACGGCTGTCGGGCATTGACGCTTTGAAG tcTCATATTATGGCAGCCAAGGCAGTTGCGTCAACGCTTAAAACATCATTGGGACCTAACG GTCTTGACAAGATGATGGTTGACAGGGATGGAGAGGTGACTGTCACCAACGATGGAGCCACCATCCTTGGCATGATGGATGTGGACCACCAGATTGCAAAACTTATGGTGGAGCTCTCCAAGTCCCAGGATGATGAGATTGGTGATGGAACCACTGGAGTTGTTG TGCTGGCTGGGGCTCTGCTTGAGCAGGCTGAGCAGCTGCTGGACCGAGGAATCCACCCCATCAGGATCTCCGATGGTTATGACCAGGCTGCACGCTTTGCCATCGAGCAGCTGGACAAAATTGCAGAAACCATGCCCTGCGATCCCAACAACATAGAACCACTCATTGAGACCGCCATGACAACATTGGGGtccaaaat TATCAATCGTTGCCACAGACAGATGGCAGAGATTGCAGTGAATGCCATCCTCACTGTTGCCGACATGGAGAGGAAGGATGTAGACTTTGAACTCATCAAGATGGAGGGCAAAGTCGGAGGCAAGCTGGAGGACACACAGCTCATCAAGGGAGTCATTGTTGACAAGGAGTTCAGCCACCCTCAGATGCCCAAG GTTCTGAAAGATGTCAAAATCGCTATCCTCACCTGCCCGTTCGAGCCCCCTAAGCCCAAGACCAAGCATAAGTTGGATGTGACCTCTGTGGAGGACTACAAAGCCCTTCAGAAATACGAAAAGGAGAAGTTTGAAGAGATGATCCAACAG GTCAAAAGCAATGGCGCTAACTTGGCCATCTGCCAGTGGGGCTTTGACGATGAAGCCAACCACCTTCTGCTGCAGAATGAGCTGCCAGCTGTGCGCTGGGTCGGAGGGCCCGAGATTGAG TTGATCGCCATCGCCACAGGAGGCCGCATCGTGCCAAGGTTCTCTGAGTTGACACCAGAGAAGCTTGGCTCAGCTGGTGTGGTGAAGGAGATCTCCTTTGGCACTACAAAGGATCACATGCTGGTCATCCAGGAGTGCAAAAACACCAGGGCCGTAACCATTTTCATCCGTGGAGGCAACAAAATG ATCATTGAAGAGGCCAAGCGCGCTCTCCATGATGCTCTGTGTGTAATTCGCAATCTGGTCAAAGACAACCGTGTCGTGTATGGAGGAGGAGCTTCAGAGATTGCATGCGCTCTAGCTGTCAACCTGGCTGCAGATAAG tgCCCATCATTGGAGCAGTATGCCATGAGGTCATTTGCTGATGCTCTGGAAGTAATCCCAATGGCTCTGGCTGAGAACAGTGGACTGAACCCTATCCATACCATGACAGAGGTCAGAGCCAGACAGGTCAAAGAGAACAACCCCTTCCTCGGCATAGACTGTCTGCACAAAAACACCAATG ACATGAAGCAGCAACATGTGGTCGAGACCCTGATTGGCAAGAAGCAGCAGATCTTGTTGGCTACTCAGGTAGTCAAGATGATCCTCAAGATTGACGACATCCGCAGCCCAGGGGAGGTCGAGGACTGA